One part of the Terrimicrobium sacchariphilum genome encodes these proteins:
- a CDS encoding MotA/TolQ/ExbB proton channel family protein produces the protein MMATGITLPLATGLVYAFLESTVEGKAVLLGLFLASIFSWSVMVTKIRYLNFAKRQSGRFSVLFHRDRAPLRIYEQGLRFEGSPLYEIYKAGCSELCFQMLGSTEVDETFRARLDSAEKISPSQMRAVTVAMERAVGEAGLKLESQMIILSTAVSGAPFLGLLGTVWGVMDAFSGIAQSGSANLAAMAPGVSGALITTVVGLLVAIPAMFGYNFLVTSVRSMIVQAENFAAELSSEIEHKFVDHGGREPRKSYTH, from the coding sequence ATGATGGCAACTGGAATCACGCTGCCGCTGGCAACGGGTCTGGTGTACGCTTTTCTCGAATCGACCGTCGAGGGAAAGGCCGTGCTCCTGGGGCTCTTTCTGGCGTCTATCTTCAGCTGGTCGGTCATGGTGACCAAGATCCGGTACCTGAACTTCGCCAAAAGGCAGTCGGGACGCTTTTCCGTGCTCTTTCACCGCGATCGCGCTCCGCTGCGCATTTACGAGCAGGGGCTTCGCTTTGAGGGTTCGCCCCTTTATGAGATCTACAAGGCGGGTTGCAGCGAGCTTTGCTTCCAGATGCTCGGGTCCACGGAGGTGGACGAGACTTTCCGCGCCCGGCTCGATAGCGCGGAGAAAATCTCCCCCTCGCAGATGCGAGCCGTGACCGTGGCCATGGAGCGCGCGGTGGGCGAGGCGGGGCTGAAGCTCGAGTCGCAGATGATCATTCTTTCCACCGCCGTCAGCGGTGCGCCTTTCCTCGGCCTGCTCGGTACGGTCTGGGGCGTGATGGACGCCTTCTCCGGCATCGCCCAGTCGGGCAGTGCGAATCTCGCCGCCATGGCTCCCGGCGTTTCGGGCGCCCTGATCACCACGGTCGTTGGGCTGCTCGTCGCCATTCCGGCGATGTTTGGCTACAATTTCCTCGTCACCAGCGTGCGGTCGATGATCGTGCAGGCGGAGAATTTCGCCGCGGAGCTTTCCTCGGAGATCGAGCACAAGTTTGTGGATCACGGCGGACGCGAGCCGCGCAAATCCTACACGCACTAA
- a CDS encoding ExbD/TolR family protein, giving the protein MRRFSSRNSLSTLTELNITPLLDLCFVLLIIFMITTPLMENSIELVVPSSSTAKSEVNPSQVQMIEMDRNDNIKLNGEVTSLALLPDQLAALKAQDPQIAVVVRPDRDLAIQKFIGVMDILKQVGIAKVGVMTRPEDAAPPRN; this is encoded by the coding sequence ATGCGCCGCTTCAGCAGCCGCAATTCGCTCTCGACGCTCACGGAGTTGAACATCACTCCGCTGCTCGACCTGTGCTTTGTGCTCCTGATCATCTTCATGATCACCACGCCGCTCATGGAAAACAGCATCGAGCTGGTGGTGCCATCGAGCTCGACCGCGAAGAGCGAGGTCAACCCTTCGCAGGTCCAGATGATCGAGATGGATCGCAATGACAACATCAAGCTGAACGGCGAGGTGACATCGCTGGCGCTCCTGCCCGATCAGCTTGCCGCTCTGAAGGCTCAGGACCCGCAGATTGCCGTGGTCGTGCGACCAGACCGGGACCTTGCCATTCAGAAGTTCATCGGCGTAATGGATATCCTCAAACAAGTGGGCATCGCCAAGGTGGGCGTCATGACGCGCCCCGAGGATGCGGCGCCTCCCCGCAACTGA
- a CDS encoding energy transducer TonB, producing the protein MGDRQFRRNFIIIALVHILVLGAILFLARREIKKPQGEVIWMDPGTFSAAAAGDAGAANTPEPESNPTPEPTPEAAPEPTPPPTPEPTPEMTPPPPTPEPTMEETIPLATPTPTPTPTPTPKPTPTPTPKPTPTPTPKPTPTPTPKPTATPTPKPTPKPSPSVTPKPSPKPTPSASPKPKASASPKASPKASPKASSSPSAKSDSGSSKATPKPGATPGSGGGAKNSSSDKPTSGSESGPGGGASSGKPGGGGGNASQFGWYHELIHDRFYSQWEQPTSIFDSAKNFVCTVQIRIKADGSIAEVKIVRSSGNVVMDNSVMEAAKRVSQIDPLPSGLGSGGEYTVNINFELQ; encoded by the coding sequence ATGGGCGACCGCCAATTTCGGCGCAATTTCATCATCATCGCCCTCGTGCACATCCTCGTGCTGGGGGCGATCCTCTTCCTTGCCCGCCGCGAGATCAAGAAGCCGCAGGGCGAGGTGATCTGGATGGACCCAGGCACCTTCTCTGCTGCCGCCGCGGGTGATGCGGGAGCGGCCAATACGCCGGAACCTGAATCCAATCCGACGCCGGAACCGACCCCGGAGGCAGCGCCCGAGCCCACCCCTCCGCCGACTCCAGAGCCCACTCCGGAAATGACTCCTCCGCCTCCGACCCCCGAACCAACCATGGAGGAGACGATCCCGCTGGCTACTCCGACGCCGACACCAACCCCGACGCCGACCCCCAAGCCAACCCCTACACCCACGCCCAAACCGACGCCGACTCCCACACCGAAGCCAACGCCTACCCCGACTCCAAAACCCACGGCGACGCCGACGCCTAAACCTACTCCGAAGCCGAGTCCCTCGGTGACGCCGAAACCGTCTCCGAAGCCAACGCCTTCCGCTTCGCCGAAGCCGAAGGCCAGCGCTTCGCCCAAGGCCTCGCCGAAAGCGTCGCCCAAGGCGAGTTCCTCGCCATCGGCGAAGTCGGACTCAGGGTCCTCCAAGGCCACTCCCAAACCGGGAGCCACGCCGGGCTCTGGTGGCGGAGCAAAGAACTCCTCTTCCGACAAGCCGACAAGCGGCAGCGAATCGGGGCCGGGGGGCGGAGCGTCATCCGGAAAACCGGGTGGTGGAGGCGGGAATGCTTCGCAGTTCGGCTGGTATCATGAGTTGATCCACGACCGTTTTTACAGCCAGTGGGAGCAGCCGACATCGATCTTCGACTCGGCAAAGAACTTCGTTTGTACCGTACAAATCCGCATTAAGGCGGACGGTTCCATTGCCGAGGTGAAAATTGTGCGTAGCAGCGGCAATGTCGTGATGGATAATTCTGTGATGGAGGCGGCCAAGCGTGTTTCCCAAATTGACCCGCTCCCTTCCGGCCTCGGCAGCGGCGGCGAGTACACGGTGAATATCAATTTCGAGCTGCAATAA
- a CDS encoding NAD(P)-dependent alcohol dehydrogenase: MANTNVRAYAAQDAASTLAPFPINRRDPGPLDVEIDILYCGVCHSDLHQARNEWHNTIYPCVPGHEIVGRVVRVGEKVTKFKAGDLSAVGCMVDSCRECPSCKSGLEQYCQNIATFTYNSEDHHLGGPTFGGYSDRIVVDQDFVLRVPEGLDLAATAPLLCAGITTYSPLRHWKVGPGQKVGIVGLGGLGHMGVKFAHAFGAHVVLFTTSPGKIEDGLRLGADEVVVSKDADAMAKHTASFDFILDTVSAQHDINAYLSLVKLDGTLTLVGVPEHPLPVAAFNVIMPRRNFAGSGIGGIAETQEMLDFCAEKGITSDIEIIPIQKVNEAWERLLKQDVRYRFVIDMASLKA, from the coding sequence ATGGCTAACACGAATGTCCGCGCGTATGCGGCCCAAGACGCCGCTTCCACCCTCGCTCCCTTTCCCATCAACCGCCGGGACCCCGGTCCGCTCGATGTCGAGATCGACATTCTCTACTGCGGAGTCTGTCACTCGGACCTGCATCAGGCCCGCAACGAATGGCACAACACGATTTACCCTTGCGTGCCGGGTCATGAGATCGTCGGTCGCGTTGTGCGAGTCGGCGAGAAGGTGACGAAGTTCAAAGCCGGCGACCTGAGCGCGGTCGGATGCATGGTGGACTCCTGTCGCGAGTGCCCGAGCTGCAAGTCGGGTCTGGAGCAGTATTGCCAGAACATCGCGACATTTACCTACAATAGCGAGGATCACCATCTTGGCGGACCGACCTTCGGCGGTTATTCCGACCGCATCGTGGTCGATCAGGATTTTGTGCTTCGCGTACCGGAGGGTCTCGACCTCGCCGCGACCGCGCCGTTGCTCTGCGCGGGCATTACGACCTACTCGCCATTGCGCCATTGGAAGGTGGGGCCGGGCCAGAAGGTCGGCATCGTCGGCCTCGGTGGGCTGGGGCACATGGGCGTGAAGTTCGCCCACGCTTTCGGAGCGCATGTCGTGCTCTTCACCACCTCACCGGGCAAGATCGAAGACGGTCTGCGTCTCGGTGCGGATGAGGTGGTCGTATCAAAGGACGCTGACGCCATGGCAAAGCACACCGCGAGTTTTGACTTCATCCTCGATACGGTCTCGGCCCAGCATGACATCAATGCCTATCTCTCACTGGTAAAACTCGATGGCACGCTCACGCTGGTCGGGGTACCGGAGCATCCGCTGCCGGTGGCTGCCTTCAACGTCATCATGCCTCGTCGCAACTTTGCCGGTTCCGGTATCGGCGGCATCGCGGAGACCCAGGAGATGCTGGATTTCTGCGCCGAAAAGGGAATCACCTCGGACATCGAGATCATCCCAATCCAGAAGGTTAACGAGGCATGGGAGCGCCTGCTCAAGCAGGACGTGCGCTATCGCTTCGTCATCGACATGGCGTCGCTGAAGGCATGA
- a CDS encoding AraC family transcriptional regulator: protein MSNRFRVSNILADRLSEHGLALGAVLQRASLPADLFQQERIYLTTDELFSLWRAVGETSGDPCIGLRLGTEERVERFNAAALTALCSQSFRDALQRLSRYKQITCPEMIRIQQEGGEAAVEFLFLEADQEEPGTLVDLCLSWICSIGRRGTEGQARPIRLELTRSLQHRETLEAHFGCRVRFNAARNAVIFRASDLDRPFVTHNADLLKVVGEQMEAEFREWKAGASVGDQVKQTVKRSLAGKRPVLGDIARQLGMSVRTLQRRLTEAGISFQQVVEDTRRELAHHYLRQSTVELTEAAHLLGYEDTNSFFRAFQLWEGTSPGQWRSLNSSRD from the coding sequence ATGAGTAATCGCTTCCGGGTTTCCAACATCCTCGCGGATCGATTGAGCGAGCATGGACTCGCGCTGGGGGCCGTCCTCCAGCGCGCCAGCCTGCCAGCAGACCTGTTCCAGCAGGAGCGGATCTATCTCACAACCGACGAGCTGTTCTCGCTCTGGCGGGCGGTGGGGGAGACCAGCGGAGACCCGTGCATCGGATTGAGGCTTGGCACGGAGGAGCGGGTGGAGAGGTTCAATGCGGCGGCTCTCACCGCCCTGTGCAGCCAGTCGTTTCGCGATGCGCTGCAGAGGCTCTCCCGGTATAAGCAAATCACCTGCCCGGAGATGATCCGCATCCAGCAGGAAGGCGGCGAGGCGGCAGTGGAGTTTCTCTTTCTCGAGGCCGACCAGGAGGAGCCGGGCACGCTGGTGGATTTGTGCCTCTCATGGATTTGCTCGATCGGTCGGCGCGGCACGGAGGGGCAGGCACGGCCGATCCGGTTGGAACTCACCCGCTCATTGCAGCACCGCGAGACGCTGGAGGCGCATTTCGGCTGCCGTGTTCGATTCAATGCCGCCCGCAATGCGGTCATCTTTCGCGCCAGCGATCTTGACCGCCCCTTTGTCACCCACAATGCCGACCTGCTGAAAGTGGTGGGCGAGCAGATGGAGGCGGAGTTCCGCGAGTGGAAGGCCGGGGCTTCCGTGGGGGATCAGGTCAAACAAACGGTTAAGCGTTCGCTCGCCGGGAAACGTCCCGTGCTGGGCGATATCGCCCGTCAGCTCGGCATGAGCGTGCGGACCTTGCAGCGCCGCCTCACCGAGGCAGGCATCTCATTTCAACAAGTGGTGGAGGATACTCGTCGCGAGCTCGCTCACCACTATCTCAGGCAAAGCACGGTGGAACTCACCGAGGCGGCGCACCTCCTCGGCTACGAGGATACAAATTCCTTCTTCCGGGCCTTCCAGCTCTGGGAGGGAACGTCCCCGGGCCAGTGGAGGTCTCTCAACTCGTCTCGCGACTGA